From the genome of Desulfobaculum xiamenense, one region includes:
- a CDS encoding respiratory chain complex I subunit 1 family protein, producing MKELFSYAFHMLVFPGGVFALCLGLLLKGVDRKVLARMQRRVGPPILQPFFDIVKLGRKETILPASGHTPMFRFAPILGFMGMMVAAMVLPIPGVWNGAEGLGDMLMMLYLLPMPALALMLAGSSSSSPYGAIGASREMILMFAYEIPLLAVILAVAFKVGHATGGVAEFSFAKIVEYQLQNGSLIFDWTMFPAFLAFLMFIPGTLGSVPFDLAEAETEVLEGPLLEYSGPGLAMFHLGAALKMVVVMGLGVVMFFPGTIPGGWITNMGWFAVKCMLLMLFSVTLVRAAMGRLRTDQTFKFYLKYPATLAYVSLGLTYFIR from the coding sequence ATGAAAGAGTTGTTCTCTTACGCCTTCCATATGCTCGTGTTCCCGGGCGGCGTCTTCGCCCTGTGCCTGGGACTGCTTCTGAAGGGTGTTGATCGGAAGGTTCTTGCAAGAATGCAGAGGAGGGTCGGTCCCCCGATCCTCCAGCCGTTCTTCGACATCGTCAAGCTCGGCCGGAAGGAGACCATCCTTCCGGCCTCGGGCCACACCCCCATGTTCCGTTTCGCCCCCATTCTGGGCTTCATGGGCATGATGGTGGCAGCCATGGTGCTGCCCATCCCCGGCGTGTGGAACGGTGCCGAAGGCCTTGGCGACATGCTGATGATGCTCTACCTGCTGCCCATGCCCGCCTTGGCGCTGATGCTGGCCGGTTCCTCGTCCAGCTCGCCCTATGGCGCCATCGGCGCATCGCGCGAGATGATCCTCATGTTCGCTTATGAGATTCCGCTTCTGGCCGTCATTCTGGCGGTGGCCTTCAAGGTCGGCCACGCCACCGGCGGCGTCGCGGAGTTCTCCTTCGCGAAGATCGTGGAATACCAGCTCCAGAACGGTTCGCTCATCTTCGACTGGACCATGTTCCCGGCGTTCCTCGCGTTCCTCATGTTCATCCCCGGAACGCTCGGCTCCGTGCCGTTCGACCTCGCCGAGGCCGAAACCGAAGTGCTGGAAGGCCCGCTGCTGGAGTACTCCGGCCCGGGTCTGGCCATGTTCCACCTCGGCGCGGCGCTGAAGATGGTCGTGGTCATGGGTCTTGGCGTGGTGATGTTCTTCCCCGGGACCATTCCCGGCGGTTGGATCACCAACATGGGCTGGTTCGCGGTGAAGTGCATGCTGCTGATGCTGTTCTCCGTGACGCTGGTGCGTGCGGCCATGGGCCGTCTGCGCACCGACCAGACCTTCAAGTTCTATCTGAAATACCCCGCGACTCTCGCATATGTCAGCCTCGGGTTAACCTATTTCATCCGATAG
- a CDS encoding NADH-quinone oxidoreductase subunit B family protein, giving the protein MQIAEKLQSMAARSPWLYRINAGSCNGCDVELATTALIPRYDVERLGCKYCGSPKHADIVLITGPVTAAVKDKVLRVYNEIPDPKVTVAVGICPISGGVFRDSYSIPGPLDSIIPVDVNVPGCPPRPQAIIEGVAKALAIWKTRI; this is encoded by the coding sequence ATGCAGATTGCAGAAAAACTCCAGAGCATGGCGGCCCGGTCGCCCTGGCTGTACCGCATCAACGCGGGCTCCTGTAACGGATGCGACGTGGAGCTTGCTACCACGGCGCTCATTCCCCGCTACGACGTCGAGCGGCTGGGTTGCAAGTACTGTGGCAGCCCCAAGCACGCGGACATCGTGCTCATCACCGGCCCGGTCACGGCGGCGGTGAAGGACAAGGTGCTGCGCGTCTACAACGAGATTCCCGATCCCAAGGTGACCGTGGCTGTGGGCATCTGCCCCATATCCGGCGGCGTGTTCCGGGACAGCTATTCCATTCCCGGACCGCTCGATTCCATCATTCCCGTGGACGTCAACGTCCCGGGATGTCCGCCCAGACCGCAGGCCATCATCGAAGGTGTGGCCAAGGCGCTGGCAATCTGGAAGACCAGGATTTAA
- a CDS encoding 4Fe-4S dicluster domain-containing protein, which translates to MLTFLKVLWRNLLQGPSTDPFPFGETHTPKRLRGKVRVDSKACAGCSMCINVCAGGAIRQVEREDGSGKDFYVWHNTCTFCGLCERFCPTGAIKLSNDWSTAHLNSEKFTFREHEFITYDKCEKCSTRMPRVPLAMLKKIYGEPTEDIMKLYRLCPECRRQRAARQLGA; encoded by the coding sequence ATGCTTACATTCCTGAAAGTACTTTGGAGAAATCTCCTGCAGGGCCCCTCGACGGACCCGTTCCCCTTCGGCGAGACCCACACGCCCAAGCGTCTGCGCGGCAAGGTTCGCGTGGATTCCAAGGCGTGCGCGGGTTGCAGCATGTGCATCAACGTCTGCGCGGGCGGTGCCATCCGTCAGGTCGAGCGCGAGGACGGTTCCGGCAAGGACTTCTACGTGTGGCACAACACCTGCACTTTCTGCGGGCTGTGCGAGCGCTTCTGTCCCACCGGAGCCATCAAGCTCTCCAATGACTGGTCCACCGCGCATCTCAATAGCGAGAAGTTCACCTTCCGCGAGCACGAGTTCATTACCTACGACAAGTGCGAGAAATGCAGCACCCGCATGCCGCGTGTGCCGCTTGCCATGCTCAAGAAGATCTATGGGGAACCCACGGAAGACATCATGAAGCTCTACCGGCTCTGCCCCGAGTGCAGACGCCAGAGGGCCGCTCGACAGCTTGGAGCGTAA
- a CDS encoding NADH-quinone oxidoreductase subunit C yields MNIERKDSIVALVKSVSADAEIRWTTDDKDNDYGWVEVPTAADLVPMAKGLVPLSGRLVTITAHAPQNPSEKGFYEVCYHFVVKGTTLTLRVVPEGTTPTVPSITPYHKAADWAEREIHELYQIEISGHPNPRPLFLTNETQPKAMERLVPLSTMGNGACTNTLWEKIMGDKSGEVVH; encoded by the coding sequence ATGAATATCGAACGCAAGGATTCCATCGTGGCGCTCGTAAAGAGCGTCTCCGCGGACGCCGAGATTCGGTGGACCACGGACGACAAGGATAACGACTACGGTTGGGTCGAGGTGCCCACGGCGGCCGATCTGGTGCCGATGGCCAAGGGGCTGGTGCCCCTGTCCGGCCGTCTGGTGACCATCACCGCCCATGCGCCCCAGAATCCGTCCGAAAAGGGCTTCTACGAAGTGTGCTATCACTTCGTGGTCAAGGGAACCACGCTGACGCTGCGCGTCGTGCCGGAGGGCACCACGCCCACCGTCCCGTCCATCACGCCCTACCACAAGGCCGCCGACTGGGCGGAACGCGAGATTCACGAGCTGTATCAGATCGAGATCTCCGGCCATCCCAATCCGCGCCCGCTGTTCCTGACCAACGAAACGCAGCCCAAGGCCATGGAGCGCCTCGTGCCCCTGTCCACCATGGGCAACGGCGCGTGCACCAACACGCTCTGGGAGAAGATCATGGGCGACAAGTCCGGGGAGGTCGTTCACTAA
- a CDS encoding nickel-dependent hydrogenase large subunit, which produces MGNFTIPVGPLHVALEEPMYFQVNVEGEIVKGIEMYAGNAHRGMEALARERNLFQNVVLTERVCSLCSNNHPLTYCMSVEHVAGIEVPERALYLRTIADEVKRIASHMFNVGIGIHVIGFASLFMHAMELREKMQDLKETVWGNRMDICANIIGGAKYDLTDDLIAYMKQTLEEIKKPCEEFLHIYLTHPQIKARTEGIGMFPYEQAVYHGSVGPVARASNLNNDVRRETPYAAYDRVKFDVVTETGCDVRSRAIVRLREIFESISILEQCLRDIPAGPTVCNPLPEIPAGEAVSRSEAPRGELIYYLRTNGTLKPERLKWRVPTYVNWEALRVMLKDCKVADIALIVNSIDPCLSCTER; this is translated from the coding sequence ATGGGCAACTTCACCATTCCTGTCGGACCGCTGCATGTGGCTCTTGAGGAGCCGATGTACTTCCAGGTCAACGTCGAGGGCGAAATCGTCAAGGGCATCGAGATGTATGCGGGCAACGCGCACCGCGGCATGGAGGCCCTCGCCCGCGAGCGCAACCTGTTCCAGAACGTGGTGCTCACCGAGCGCGTATGCTCCCTGTGCTCCAACAACCATCCGCTGACCTACTGCATGTCCGTGGAGCACGTCGCTGGCATCGAGGTGCCCGAGCGCGCGCTGTACCTGCGGACCATCGCTGACGAGGTCAAGCGTATCGCGTCCCACATGTTCAACGTGGGCATTGGCATCCATGTCATCGGCTTCGCGTCGCTGTTCATGCATGCCATGGAACTGCGCGAGAAGATGCAGGACCTCAAGGAAACCGTGTGGGGCAACCGCATGGACATCTGCGCGAACATCATCGGTGGTGCGAAGTACGACCTCACTGACGACCTCATCGCGTACATGAAGCAGACCCTCGAAGAGATCAAGAAGCCCTGCGAGGAGTTTCTGCACATCTACCTGACCCATCCGCAGATCAAGGCAAGGACCGAGGGCATTGGCATGTTCCCTTACGAGCAGGCCGTGTACCACGGTTCCGTTGGCCCCGTTGCGAGGGCTTCGAATCTGAACAACGACGTGCGCAGGGAAACCCCCTACGCCGCATACGATCGCGTCAAGTTCGACGTCGTCACCGAGACGGGCTGCGACGTCCGCTCTCGCGCCATTGTGCGCCTGCGCGAGATTTTCGAGTCCATCTCGATTCTGGAGCAGTGCCTGCGGGATATTCCCGCCGGACCGACGGTGTGCAACCCGCTGCCGGAGATCCCGGCTGGCGAGGCCGTCTCCCGGTCCGAGGCACCCCGTGGCGAACTCATCTACTACCTGCGCACCAACGGGACCCTCAAGCCCGAGCGCCTGAAGTGGAGAGTGCCCACCTACGTGAACTGGGAAGCCCTGCGCGTGATGCTCAAGGACTGCAAGGTCGCCGACATCGCGCTCATCGTGAACAGCATCGACCCGTGCCTTTCGTGCACGGAGCGCTAG
- the hypA gene encoding hydrogenase maturation nickel metallochaperone HypA — protein sequence MHELSIVTSILAIAQEEASRHDAKRITRVRLKVGAMSCLEARTLTSCFEICAEGTPAEGAELAITLVPVTWECNECHNVFEEPDHYACPSCGSESLDLKTGRELLVESLDVEN from the coding sequence ATGCATGAACTGTCAATAGTCACGAGCATACTCGCCATCGCACAGGAGGAGGCCTCCCGCCACGACGCAAAGCGCATTACGCGCGTGCGGCTCAAGGTGGGTGCCATGTCCTGTCTCGAGGCGCGTACGCTGACGTCCTGTTTCGAGATATGCGCGGAGGGGACTCCGGCCGAGGGGGCGGAACTGGCCATCACGCTGGTTCCCGTCACGTGGGAATGCAACGAGTGTCATAACGTTTTCGAGGAGCCCGACCATTACGCCTGCCCATCCTGCGGCAGTGAATCGCTGGATTTGAAGACCGGCCGTGAGCTTCTCGTTGAAAGTCTTGATGTGGAAAATTAA
- a CDS encoding 4Fe-4S dicluster domain-containing protein codes for MDKQEKQQYVIHTDPSKCKGCQKCEIACAEAHYNLTRKEIIKNRDQLEPRIKVYKSDDLKMPIQCRHCQNAPCAKVCPTGAIVQDGNVVRVRHQYCVGCKMCVMACPFGAIVVADKDPVFGDNNPVRSSRAVALKCDQCEEWRAQNGKEVSACVEACKFGALQFLTIEQYRAMKMAEAAKNIQGIAPAVEVQPQAQ; via the coding sequence ATGGATAAGCAGGAAAAGCAGCAATACGTCATCCACACGGATCCGTCCAAGTGCAAGGGCTGTCAGAAGTGCGAGATCGCTTGCGCCGAGGCCCACTACAACCTGACCCGCAAGGAGATCATCAAGAACAGGGATCAGCTTGAGCCCCGTATCAAGGTCTACAAGTCCGATGATCTCAAGATGCCCATCCAGTGCCGTCATTGCCAGAATGCGCCGTGCGCCAAGGTGTGTCCCACCGGTGCCATCGTGCAGGACGGCAACGTGGTGCGTGTGCGCCACCAGTACTGCGTGGGTTGCAAGATGTGCGTCATGGCCTGCCCGTTCGGCGCTATCGTCGTCGCGGACAAGGACCCCGTGTTCGGTGACAACAACCCCGTTCGCTCCAGCCGCGCTGTCGCCCTCAAGTGCGACCAGTGCGAGGAGTGGCGCGCCCAGAACGGCAAGGAAGTCAGCGCGTGCGTTGAGGCCTGCAAGTTCGGCGCACTGCAGTTCCTGACCATCGAGCAGTATCGCGCCATGAAGATGGCCGAAGCCGCCAAGAACATTCAGGGCATCGCTCCGGCCGTCGAGGTTCAGCCTCAGGCCCAGTAA
- a CDS encoding ABC transporter substrate-binding protein: MDGCILSWWRVACRLCLAVVIWWCAGCGSALAGPDVVRIHMDADWTGVRESSESIERGLMTAIAASGGTLGGVPVEIIRADHRGNSRRSLENLKAFLADDRALAVVTGLHSPPLLANRDFINANGILTLVPWAAASSITRHPSRDNWIFRVSVDDAKAGMVMVAHAVDVRGFRRPALLLEQTGWGHSNEAVMVEALAKRGVRPAGTYWFNWGISESAARLLLREVRSGLADCILFVGNAPEGKAFMLSMASLGPLERLPVLSHWGLTGGDFHKAVGPEIRRDLDLSFLQTRFSFVSDPDDSVGRAVLALARRLYPDVITTGADIAAPAGFIHAYDMGLLLAAAVRTAGGLTDDIRADRARIRDALEHLPVPVEGLVKTYVRPFRPFSETDPDAHDALGYDELVMARYAEDGTIVLLPR; this comes from the coding sequence ATGGATGGGTGTATTCTGTCGTGGTGGCGCGTTGCGTGCCGCCTGTGTCTGGCGGTCGTCATCTGGTGGTGTGCGGGGTGCGGTAGCGCCCTTGCCGGGCCGGATGTCGTTCGTATCCACATGGATGCCGATTGGACGGGGGTGCGCGAGTCCAGCGAGTCCATCGAGCGCGGACTGATGACAGCCATCGCCGCGAGCGGCGGAACGCTCGGCGGGGTGCCGGTGGAGATCATCAGGGCGGACCATCGGGGGAATTCCCGCCGCAGTCTGGAGAATCTCAAGGCCTTTCTTGCGGATGATAGGGCGTTGGCCGTGGTCACGGGGCTGCATTCGCCACCGCTTCTGGCCAATAGGGATTTCATCAACGCCAACGGCATCCTGACGCTTGTGCCGTGGGCGGCGGCGTCGAGCATCACCCGGCATCCGTCGCGCGACAACTGGATCTTCCGTGTTTCCGTGGATGACGCCAAGGCTGGCATGGTCATGGTTGCCCATGCGGTGGACGTGCGAGGCTTTCGGCGTCCGGCGCTGCTTCTGGAGCAGACGGGGTGGGGGCACTCGAACGAGGCCGTGATGGTTGAGGCACTTGCCAAGCGGGGAGTGAGGCCAGCGGGAACCTACTGGTTCAACTGGGGCATTTCCGAGAGCGCCGCGCGGCTTTTGCTGCGTGAAGTGCGGTCCGGGCTGGCGGATTGCATCCTCTTTGTTGGTAACGCGCCCGAGGGGAAGGCCTTCATGCTGTCCATGGCGAGTCTCGGCCCCCTTGAGCGTTTGCCGGTGCTCAGCCATTGGGGATTGACCGGTGGGGATTTCCACAAGGCGGTGGGGCCGGAAATCCGTCGTGACCTCGACCTGTCCTTCCTGCAAACGCGGTTTTCGTTCGTCAGCGATCCAGACGACTCCGTGGGGCGGGCCGTGCTGGCGTTGGCCCGCCGACTGTATCCGGACGTCATCACCACAGGAGCGGACATCGCGGCCCCGGCCGGATTCATTCATGCGTACGACATGGGGCTGCTCCTTGCGGCGGCCGTTCGGACCGCTGGCGGCCTGACCGACGACATTCGGGCCGACCGGGCGCGGATTCGCGACGCTCTGGAGCACTTGCCGGTTCCCGTGGAGGGGCTGGTGAAGACATACGTTCGGCCGTTCAGGCCCTTCTCCGAGACCGATCCCGATGCGCACGACGCGCTCGGATACGATGAGCTGGTGATGGCGCGGTATGCCGAGGACGGCACCATAGTTCTCCTGCCGCGCTGA
- a CDS encoding response regulator codes for MSRFSMPVSRAVIIFHIVVGTLLVAGAGLGMFIQLNSVVASFQEELLSRQLRGARQAIESFLEYNSFVLQDHAAFSVIRQGVMQPDTSRTILVDFMGGLSLFGERPQFVLLDFRRRIIHATRETPLFDYSSIPELEPLMSGDADRVYSVSRKDGRAYWRIAVPVRYNVGVEGVLVAELPVESLDRRGNVSSLFDDGGFDVIVDGERVATFGDTASGATQEQSLAGMNVVLRFHWDREAQERGRWRLLMRMTLGVVVLTAFLLLPVMYAMRGLFAGPLTRLRRAAHDVAEGVPGVETPDVQFIEELALLSRDFNVMARRVAGREKALQQASEELELHVLERTRELHAALEAVSERESVVRAMNESSHDAIVMMDSDGKVIFWNNAAEAMFGYTADEAIGSDAHALMAPEEVRHEAARGLAQFARSGSGPVVGSVMDFEAIRKDGSRFLVERAVSSFEHQGRWFAVGSIRDITERKRTEEELQKLSLVARYTDSAVIITDGNSRTQWVNEAFTRITGYTFEDMRGRTPGSVLQGPDTDPATLRFMSARLRMGEGFRTELLNYAKDGREFWLALDVQPVRDEDGTLTHFIAVEHDITARREMEAELLRAREAADQANRAKSDFLARMSHEIRTPMNAVIGLGHLVLKTELTPRQRDYIQKMHMASVSLLGIINDILDFSKIEAGRLELETVPFGIEAVLSEVTSLMSMSVEEKGLHLDVEVAPDVPRGVRGDPLRLRQVLTNLVSNAVKFTESGRVMLSVRRDEAADAAENGVVLCFTVTDTGIGMTGEQRSRLFSSFGQAEDSTARRFGGSGLGLVISKRLVEMMGGEIRVESAPGEGSTFAFTIPFVVDDSAVRGLPSMVDLRGRRALVVDDSSTSREIVQAMLLNLGLEVETASSGRAGLDMLRKPTSMGRHFEMVIIDWRMAGMDGIATARIIHEDPAIMPKPIVLLLTAHGREEAMRRAAGAGISGYLNKPASQSTLADALVGALGGGIAPVPEEEVPSDNEPEPQAEPAAFSSAPTASGGPRVLLVEDNSINQQVAREILADAGYEVDIAANGAQGVAAVEAKVYDAVLMDIQMPEMDGYEATRRLRAEERFADLPIIAMTAHAMAGDRERCFQAGMNEHVPKPIDPDVLLSVLARLVRGGPPVARVKDATQVVTEQGGAGLPDSLPGIDIVGGLGKVGGKVQLFRNLLGEFDVQYRDASAELARLLTEGERETARRLVHTIKGVSGNLGMRDLHAAAEAVERTIASGAEELPPVVFSSFVRALEMVLSGIGMLPVQTGQPEASSREVGPLDAQEVRKAMDDLREQLARHSFGAGAAYERLADMVLGHGDAAALSALDAAIRAFDHSAAEAALERVAQSLHVES; via the coding sequence ATGTCACGCTTCAGCATGCCCGTATCGCGGGCTGTCATCATCTTTCATATCGTGGTGGGCACGCTTCTCGTCGCTGGCGCGGGGCTTGGGATGTTCATCCAGCTCAACAGCGTTGTTGCGTCGTTTCAGGAAGAATTGCTGTCGCGTCAATTGCGCGGAGCAAGGCAGGCCATAGAGTCGTTTCTCGAATACAACAGTTTCGTGTTGCAGGATCATGCGGCTTTTTCCGTGATTCGACAGGGCGTTATGCAACCAGACACGTCGCGCACGATTCTTGTTGACTTCATGGGCGGGCTGTCACTGTTCGGCGAACGTCCGCAATTCGTCCTGCTCGATTTCCGCCGCCGTATCATTCACGCCACCCGTGAAACACCGCTGTTCGACTATTCATCCATCCCCGAGCTTGAGCCGTTGATGTCTGGCGACGCCGACCGTGTCTATTCCGTTTCCCGCAAGGACGGTAGGGCCTATTGGCGGATTGCCGTTCCCGTTCGCTACAACGTGGGGGTGGAGGGTGTGCTGGTGGCGGAATTGCCGGTGGAAAGCCTCGACCGCCGCGGAAATGTCTCGTCACTGTTCGATGATGGCGGGTTTGACGTCATCGTGGATGGGGAACGGGTTGCCACCTTCGGGGACACGGCATCCGGCGCGACGCAGGAGCAGTCGCTTGCGGGAATGAACGTGGTACTGCGTTTCCATTGGGATAGGGAGGCGCAGGAGAGGGGGCGGTGGCGGCTTCTGATGCGCATGACCCTTGGAGTGGTCGTGCTGACGGCCTTTCTGCTTTTGCCTGTTATGTATGCCATGCGGGGGCTTTTTGCCGGACCGCTGACCCGTTTGCGTCGTGCGGCGCATGATGTGGCTGAAGGCGTGCCGGGAGTCGAAACGCCGGATGTGCAGTTCATCGAGGAGCTGGCGCTGCTTTCGCGCGATTTCAACGTGATGGCCCGTCGGGTGGCCGGTCGCGAGAAGGCGTTGCAGCAGGCGAGCGAGGAACTGGAGCTGCACGTTCTGGAGCGGACGCGGGAGTTGCATGCCGCCCTTGAGGCGGTGAGCGAACGCGAGTCCGTGGTCCGGGCGATGAACGAGTCGTCTCACGATGCGATAGTGATGATGGACTCCGACGGAAAGGTGATTTTTTGGAATAACGCTGCGGAGGCGATGTTCGGCTATACGGCTGACGAGGCGATCGGCAGCGATGCTCATGCCCTGATGGCACCGGAGGAGGTCCGTCATGAGGCGGCGCGTGGCCTTGCGCAGTTCGCCCGTAGCGGCAGCGGTCCTGTTGTGGGTAGCGTCATGGACTTCGAGGCGATTCGCAAGGATGGTTCGCGATTTCTGGTTGAGCGCGCGGTATCGTCCTTCGAGCATCAGGGGCGCTGGTTCGCGGTGGGGTCCATACGTGACATTACCGAGCGCAAGCGCACCGAGGAAGAATTGCAAAAACTGTCGCTGGTGGCACGGTATACGGACAGCGCGGTCATCATAACCGATGGGAACAGTCGGACGCAGTGGGTGAACGAGGCGTTCACGCGCATTACCGGATACACGTTTGAGGACATGCGTGGTCGCACTCCCGGTTCCGTGTTGCAGGGACCAGACACCGATCCCGCCACGCTCCGCTTCATGTCCGCGCGGTTGCGCATGGGCGAGGGGTTCCGTACGGAACTGCTCAATTACGCCAAGGACGGGCGGGAATTCTGGCTGGCGCTCGACGTGCAGCCCGTGCGGGACGAGGATGGGACGCTGACGCACTTCATCGCCGTGGAACACGACATCACCGCGCGCAGAGAAATGGAGGCCGAACTGCTCCGTGCGAGGGAGGCGGCCGACCAAGCCAACAGGGCCAAGAGCGATTTTCTCGCCCGTATGAGCCACGAAATCCGCACCCCCATGAATGCGGTCATCGGACTCGGCCATCTGGTGCTCAAGACGGAACTCACGCCGCGCCAGCGGGACTACATCCAGAAGATGCACATGGCGTCGGTGTCGCTACTTGGGATCATCAACGACATTTTGGATTTTTCCAAAATTGAGGCCGGGCGGCTGGAGCTGGAGACCGTGCCCTTCGGCATCGAAGCGGTCTTGTCCGAGGTGACATCCCTCATGAGTATGAGCGTGGAGGAGAAGGGGCTACACCTTGATGTGGAGGTCGCTCCGGACGTGCCGCGCGGGGTGCGGGGCGATCCTCTTCGGTTGCGGCAGGTGTTAACAAATCTGGTGAGCAACGCCGTGAAGTTCACCGAAAGTGGCCGGGTGATGCTCTCCGTGCGCCGGGACGAGGCCGCCGATGCGGCGGAGAATGGCGTGGTGCTGTGTTTTACAGTGACCGATACCGGCATAGGCATGACTGGGGAACAGCGATCGCGGCTTTTCTCGTCCTTTGGACAGGCGGAAGACTCCACGGCGCGTCGGTTTGGCGGATCCGGACTTGGCTTGGTCATCAGCAAGCGGCTCGTGGAGATGATGGGCGGGGAAATTCGTGTTGAAAGCGCGCCGGGGGAAGGAAGCACCTTCGCCTTCACTATTCCGTTCGTGGTGGATGACAGCGCCGTGCGCGGATTGCCGAGCATGGTCGATCTGCGTGGCCGACGAGCGCTGGTGGTGGATGACAGTTCCACCTCGCGCGAGATCGTGCAGGCCATGCTTCTGAATCTGGGACTGGAGGTCGAAACGGCGTCGTCCGGGCGTGCCGGCCTCGACATGCTACGCAAGCCGACGTCCATGGGCAGGCATTTCGAGATGGTGATCATCGACTGGCGAATGGCTGGGATGGATGGCATCGCCACGGCCAGAATCATCCACGAGGACCCTGCCATCATGCCGAAGCCGATAGTGTTGCTGCTGACCGCGCATGGGCGGGAGGAGGCCATGCGCCGCGCGGCGGGGGCGGGCATTTCGGGATATTTGAACAAGCCCGCCAGCCAGTCCACGTTGGCGGACGCGCTAGTTGGAGCTTTGGGGGGCGGCATCGCGCCTGTCCCCGAGGAAGAGGTCCCGAGTGACAACGAGCCTGAACCGCAAGCGGAGCCAGCCGCGTTTTCGTCAGCGCCGACCGCAAGCGGTGGGCCGCGTGTTTTGCTGGTGGAGGACAACAGCATAAATCAGCAGGTCGCGCGGGAAATTCTCGCCGACGCCGGGTACGAGGTCGATATCGCTGCCAACGGCGCGCAGGGCGTGGCCGCCGTGGAGGCGAAGGTCTACGATGCGGTGCTCATGGACATTCAGATGCCGGAGATGGACGGCTACGAGGCGACGCGTCGCCTCCGTGCCGAGGAGCGCTTCGCCGATTTGCCGATCATCGCCATGACGGCGCACGCCATGGCGGGCGACCGCGAGCGATGCTTTCAGGCAGGCATGAACGAACATGTGCCGAAGCCCATAGATCCCGACGTGCTGCTGTCCGTGCTCGCTCGGCTGGTTCGCGGCGGGCCGCCCGTCGCACGGGTGAAGGACGCCACGCAGGTCGTTACGGAGCAGGGGGGCGCAGGATTGCCGGACAGCCTGCCGGGCATCGACATCGTGGGCGGACTGGGCAAGGTGGGCGGCAAGGTTCAGCTTTTCAGAAATCTTCTGGGCGAATTCGACGTTCAGTACCGGGACGCGTCGGCCGAGCTAGCGCGCCTTCTCACCGAGGGCGAGCGCGAGACGGCCCGGCGGCTGGTCCATACGATCAAGGGCGTGTCGGGCAACCTTGGCATGCGCGATCTGCATGCGGCGGCGGAGGCCGTGGAGCGCACTATCGCGTCCGGGGCGGAGGAATTGCCCCCCGTGGTCTTTTCCTCCTTCGTGCGCGCGCTGGAGATGGTTCTTTCGGGGATTGGCATGCTCCCGGTGCAAACGGGCCAGCCGGAAGCTTCTTCGCGTGAGGTGGGACCGCTTGACGCGCAGGAGGTGCGCAAGGCGATGGACGATCTGCGCGAACAGCTTGCGCGGCACAGCTTCGGGGCCGGGGCCGCCTACGAGCGGCTCGCGGACATGGTTCTGGGGCACGGGGACGCAGCCGCGCTCAGTGCGCTGGACGCCGCCATTCGGGCCTTCGATCATTCCGCCGCCGAAGCCGCGCTTGAGCGCGTGGCGCAATCGCTGCATGTGGAATCATAG